TATCATTGCAAGAATATTAAGAATTCCTACAATCAGAAGCTATGAAAAGAATGGAAAACAAGGAAAAGTCGCATCCCTTGAATTGCAAGATAAAAGCGGAAGAATCACCTATACTTTATGGAATAAAAATGTTGAGCTTATTCATGATTTAAAATTGGAAGATGGGGATACTGTTAAAATACTTGCTGCACAGGCTCGTGAAAGAACAAACAGGGACGGCCAGCAAGAAATATCACTTACTCACTGGGATGGCAGAATAATTAAAGGAGACTTTGACGTACCTGAAATTGAACAGGAATTCTCTCAAATTGGTGATTTGGCAGAACAGAGTGATGTTGCCATTAAAGGTGTAGTTATAAGACTTCAAGATATCAGAACCTTTTTAAGAAAATCAGACAACACTGAAGGAAGATTAAGAAACTTCGATGTTGGAGACTCAACAGGATCTATTAGAGTAACTCTCTGGGGTGATGATACTGCTCTACCAATAAATAAAGGAGACATTGTTAAAATCATCGGCGGTAATGTTCGCTATGATGAGTATACTGAAAGCGGATATTCCATGAATACAGGATTCAATACTCAAATTACCATAAACCCTGAAAATTTAACTATTGAAGAGTTAGATGAATTTGAATCCATCAGAGAGCAATTAAGACCTGTTCCTATTGGTCAAATAGAACAAATTGATGACGAAGGTAAAGAAATAGATATTGTAGGTAGAATACTTTCTGTTAATGATGTTAATGAATTCCAACGTGATGACGGTTCTGTCGGTGAAGTTCGTTCAGTAATGTTTGCAGACGAGTCCGGAAAAGTAAGATTATCATTCTGGAATGAAAGAGCTAAGGAAGAATATGTTGTCGGTGACGCATATCAAATTGAAAATGCCAGAACCAGACTTGGAATGATGAGTGTTGATTTGAATATTGGAAGCGGCTCAAGGGTTATTAAATTGTCCGATGAACAGGCTGCCGCAATGTTTATTCCTGAATTGTCTACACTGGAAAAAGCTATTTACAATCCTAAAAAGATTGAAGATCTTGATGAGGATGAAGAAGATACCATCATTATCGGAAGAATAATTGAGATGTATGATGTACGTGAATTTGACAGGGATTCAGGTGAAAGCGGTCATGTTAGAAATATTGAAATAGCAGACGATACCGGAACCATTAGAGTTGCATTATGGGATAAAGATGCTTTAAAAGAAAGAAATATTGGTGATGGAATAAAATTACAAAATCCACGTTTAGCTTTAAATATGGATAACCGTCTTGAAGCTAATGTTTCAAGTGCTACCACTCTTCTTGAACCTAGTGAAAGTGAATTGGAAGCATTACCTTCCATAGAAGAGTTAATGGAAGCAATTTATGTTTCAAAACAAATTGAATCATTATTAGAAGATGACACTAACATATCTGTCACAGGTACAATTCGTGAAGTAAATACTGATAGGGTTCTTCGTAAAAGATGTCCTAACTGTAACCAATCTGTCGAAGAGTCTATTGATGAGTACATTTGTGATAACTGTGGCCATACTTTTGATGAACCGGATTATCTTCTTATGGTTCCTACAAGAATTGAAGATGATACAGGTGATATCCAAGTAACATTCTTTGATAAATTAGCCGAAGAACTTATTGGAATGAAAAAAGAAGAAGTTATTAGTCTTATTGAAGATGGTTATGGAATTGAAGACAAGCTTGAAGACTTAACAGGTTTAACTATTGAGATTATAGCTGATGTTAGCTTTGATGAATTTAATGAAGAAAATAGGTTACGTCCTAAAAAAATCTTAAACAAATATTTTTAAATAAACAAACAAAGGAATGATTATTATGGTAGAATTAGCAGATTTGCCGGGTGTTGGTGAAAAAACAGCAGAAAAATTAAAAGATGCAGGTTTTGCAGACATGATGAGATTAGCAACCGCTACTCCAAAAGAATTATCAGTTAAAGCAGAAATTGGTGAAGGTGTAGCTGAAAAGGTTATCGAAGCTGCTCGTCGTGCTGAAAACATTGATTTTGAAACTGCTTTAGAAGTTGATGAAAGAAGAAAAGACGTTGGTCACATTACAGTAGGTAGCCAAGAATTCAACGATTTAATCGGTGGAGGAATTGAAACCCAATCAATTACTGAAGTATTCGGTGAATTCGGATCTGGTAAAAGTCAAATTTCCCATGAATTAGCTGTTACTGTTCAATTGCCTGAAGAACTTGGCGGTCTTGATGGTGAATGTGTATTTGTTGATACTGAAAACACTTTCCGTCCTGAAAGAGTTAGACAAATTGCTGAAGGATTTGATTTGGATGTCGAACAGGTATTAAGCAGAATTCATGTTGCCCGTGCATTCAACTCCGCTCACCAAATTTTAATGGTTGACAAAATTAATGAACTTATCCAAGGCGGAGCTAACATTAGATTAGTTATTGTGGATTCATTAATGGCTCACTTCAGGGCAGAATATGTCGGAAGAGAATCATTGGCTGTAAGACAACAAAAATTAAACCAACATTTACACTCCCTTCAACAAATTGCAAATACCTATAATGTTGCAGTATTTTTAACCAACCAAGTTCAAGCTAAACCGGACTCTTTCTTTGGAAGTCCGACTAAAGCTATTGGTGGGCATGTTTTAGGTCACGCTTCTACCTATAGA
This portion of the uncultured Methanobrevibacter sp. genome encodes:
- a CDS encoding OB-fold nucleic acid binding domain-containing protein, with product MEEKILELYEKIKDQVSEEEFMEEIEKVKNDNVDTGFIDDFGAAQMVVQNYTGVDTSILSSPSNDDSEEMPFEVSASDDNSDESEETEFTMTEELQEYYDKVKDEITEEEFLAKMKEQKIENSHNPYMDDVSLANLVVGQYVTEEVETVSERPEFAVKSIKDLEEGSKDATVSGRVISISNKRSFKTRKGNEGEVCNVELQDNTSTMRCVFWTQNMTLLKKFKEGDIIQIKNVDIKEGYSGLEANLRPRSSIVHLEEDSSKFPVYEETITDIADIEPETKVNIIARILRIPTIRSYEKNGKQGKVASLELQDKSGRITYTLWNKNVELIHDLKLEDGDTVKILAAQARERTNRDGQQEISLTHWDGRIIKGDFDVPEIEQEFSQIGDLAEQSDVAIKGVVIRLQDIRTFLRKSDNTEGRLRNFDVGDSTGSIRVTLWGDDTALPINKGDIVKIIGGNVRYDEYTESGYSMNTGFNTQITINPENLTIEELDEFESIREQLRPVPIGQIEQIDDEGKEIDIVGRILSVNDVNEFQRDDGSVGEVRSVMFADESGKVRLSFWNERAKEEYVVGDAYQIENARTRLGMMSVDLNIGSGSRVIKLSDEQAAAMFIPELSTLEKAIYNPKKIEDLDEDEEDTIIIGRIIEMYDVREFDRDSGESGHVRNIEIADDTGTIRVALWDKDALKERNIGDGIKLQNPRLALNMDNRLEANVSSATTLLEPSESELEALPSIEELMEAIYVSKQIESLLEDDTNISVTGTIREVNTDRVLRKRCPNCNQSVEESIDEYICDNCGHTFDEPDYLLMVPTRIEDDTGDIQVTFFDKLAEELIGMKKEEVISLIEDGYGIEDKLEDLTGLTIEIIADVSFDEFNEENRLRPKKILNKYF
- the radA gene encoding DNA repair and recombination protein RadA; protein product: MVELADLPGVGEKTAEKLKDAGFADMMRLATATPKELSVKAEIGEGVAEKVIEAARRAENIDFETALEVDERRKDVGHITVGSQEFNDLIGGGIETQSITEVFGEFGSGKSQISHELAVTVQLPEELGGLDGECVFVDTENTFRPERVRQIAEGFDLDVEQVLSRIHVARAFNSAHQILMVDKINELIQGGANIRLVIVDSLMAHFRAEYVGRESLAVRQQKLNQHLHSLQQIANTYNVAVFLTNQVQAKPDSFFGSPTKAIGGHVLGHASTYRIWLKKGLAGKRIARLVDSPHLPEGECVFKITSEGIVS